The proteins below come from a single Alnus glutinosa chromosome 9, dhAlnGlut1.1, whole genome shotgun sequence genomic window:
- the LOC133876658 gene encoding large ribosomal subunit protein uL23 isoform X2 has protein sequence MSYAADSSKKGDAKTQALKAAKAVKAGVAFKKKVKKIRTSVTFHRPRTLKKDRNPKYPRISAPPRNKLDHYQILKYPLTTESAMKKIEDNNTLVFIVDIRADKKKIKDAVKKMYDIQAKKVNTLIRPDGTKKAYVRLTQDYDALDVANKIGII, from the exons ATGTCTTATGCAGCTGACAGTTCCAAAAAGGGTGATGCAAAGACGCAGGCATTGAAGGCTGCCAAAGCAGTGAAAGCAGGTGTGGCCTTTAAGAAGAAGGTTAAGAAGATCCGAACCTCGGTTACGTTTCACCGGCCAAGGACACTTAAGAAGGACAGGAATCCTAAGTATCCTCGAATTAGTGCTCCACCAAGGAACAAGCTTGATCATTATCAGATTCTCAAATATCCCCTCACAACTGAGTCTGCAATGAAGAAGATTGAAGACAACAATACTTTGGTTTTCATTGTTGACATTCGTGCTGAcaagaagaagatcaaggacGCTGTCAAGAAGATGTATGATATTCAGGCTAAGAAAGTGAATACCTTGATCAG GCCTGATGGTACCAAGAAGGCATATGTTAGATTGACACAAGATTACGATGCCTTGGATGTGGCCAACAAAATTGGTATTATCTAA
- the LOC133876658 gene encoding large ribosomal subunit protein uL23 isoform X1 has translation MAPKADSSKKGDAKTQALKAAKAVKAGVAFKKKVKKIRTSVTFHRPRTLKKDRNPKYPRISAPPRNKLDHYQILKYPLTTESAMKKIEDNNTLVFIVDIRADKKKIKDAVKKMYDIQAKKVNTLIRPDGTKKAYVRLTQDYDALDVANKIGII, from the exons ATGGCTCCTAAAG CTGACAGTTCCAAAAAGGGTGATGCAAAGACGCAGGCATTGAAGGCTGCCAAAGCAGTGAAAGCAGGTGTGGCCTTTAAGAAGAAGGTTAAGAAGATCCGAACCTCGGTTACGTTTCACCGGCCAAGGACACTTAAGAAGGACAGGAATCCTAAGTATCCTCGAATTAGTGCTCCACCAAGGAACAAGCTTGATCATTATCAGATTCTCAAATATCCCCTCACAACTGAGTCTGCAATGAAGAAGATTGAAGACAACAATACTTTGGTTTTCATTGTTGACATTCGTGCTGAcaagaagaagatcaaggacGCTGTCAAGAAGATGTATGATATTCAGGCTAAGAAAGTGAATACCTTGATCAG GCCTGATGGTACCAAGAAGGCATATGTTAGATTGACACAAGATTACGATGCCTTGGATGTGGCCAACAAAATTGGTATTATCTAA
- the LOC133876842 gene encoding RING-H2 finger protein ATL52-like gives MENSWEIPFIATVCTMILLFSYYRILKNFCCAFHGVTSRNRVGRQPLNGANPDDPSLQFHSQGLGSSIINSLPMSQFKKNNEGEHSQGNTDCGVCLGEFEEGQWLKRLPNCSHAFHVACIDTWFQSHSNCPLCRSTVYDLTIHTIDTDAENPVSVNTMLEPLSREDFIQERTTHYQMLRSLILPNSRLRHESTNAS, from the coding sequence ATGGAAAATTCATGGGAAATTCCCTTTATTGCTACAGTTTGTACCATGATTCTCCTATTCAGTTACTATAGGATACTCAAAAATTTCTGCTGTGCATTTCACGGTGTGACCTCTAGAAACCGAGTTGGAAGGCAGCCTCTTAACGGGGCCAATCCTGATGATCCTTCCCTACAGTTTCACAGCCAGGGACTAGGATCTTCCATCATCAATTCTCTTCCCATGTCTCAGTTCAAGAAGAATAATGAAGGAGAACACAGCCAAGGCAATACAGACTGCGGGGTTTGCTTGGGTGAGTTTGAAGAAGGGCAGTGGCTAAAACGCCTACCCAACTGCAGCCATGCCTTCCATGTTGCTTGCATAGACACTTGGTTTCAGTCTCACTCAAATTGTCCCCTCTGCAGATCAACTGTTTATGATCTCACTATCCACACCATCGACACTGACGCCGAAAATCCCGTTTCTGTGAACACAATGCTGGAACCTCTAAGCAGGGAAGACTTTATCCAAGAAAGGACAACACATTACCAGATGTTACGTTCCTTAATCCTACCAAACTCACGACTGAGACATGAATCAACTAATGCCAGTTGA